The DNA region CGGGAATTGCCGGTTTATTCAGTGGATACCGAGGAAAAAGTCGCGGCGCTGGGGATCAACTGTGCCTGGGACGACAGCGACATCGACAAGCTGATCGGGTTACTTGACGAACGCAAAATCAAGGCGACCTTTTTCCTGGTGGGCGACTGGTGCAAAAAATATCCGGAAGCAGCCAAAAACTGTCCGCGGCCGGGCATGAGCTTGGAAGCCATTCCAATACCCATCCCGATATGACGAAGCTTGGCCGGGAGGAGATCGTAAAGGAGCTTGACGATTCAAAACGGATCATTGAGGAAACGACCGGACAGAAGCTGCATCTCTTCCGGGCTCCGTCCGGTGCATATAACGATATGGTGATCTCGACTGCGCGTGCCCTTGGCTGGGAGGCTATTCAATGGTCCAACGAATTACTCTATAGGGTTTGAGTAACAAAAAAGGCATAAGGGTGATACCACAATTTAAAACGTAAAAAATAGGGGTAGCAGAATAAGTTCTGCTTGACAAAGAGAACCACCGGCATAGCCGGTGGGATCGAAAAAGCGATAGCGTTGATTAAGGCAAAAAAGACCTCCTTTGGTAGAATGGATGCGGGTTTCGCCAGCCGCACAATCAACCAAAGGAGGTCAAGTCCAAATGGACGAACAAAGCTTGGCACACACAAAGTGGGTGTGCAAGTATCACATAGTCTTACCCCCTAAGTATCGGAGAAGATCATCTATCGAGAACTAAGAAAAGGATATACAGCAAATAATACGAGACCTGTGCAAACGGAAAAGAATAGAAATTATAGAAGGGCGTATGATGCCCGACCACATCCACATGCTGCTATCCATTCCATCAAAGCAAAGCGTAAGAGAATTCATGGGATATCTCAAGGGAAAAAGTACGTTGATGATTTTCGAGAGATACGCAAATATGAAGCACAAGTAGGGGCGTAGATGCTTTTGGGCGGAAGGGCACTGTGTGAGTACGGTTGGAGCAAACAAAGCAGCCATCGCAAAATACGTCCGGGAACAGGGAACGGAAGACCAGATAGCAGATCAGTTAAGTTTCAAGGAGTACGAAGACCCTTTAAAAAATATCGAAGAATAGAAAAGCAACGCCAGTGTACGGCTGACGTTGCTTATGACGCGCCGTTCGGTGCTGTTGGTATCATCATGCCCTTATAGGGCTGTTATTCATGCCACGTCTTTTGGATGTGATCATGACTCAGTATTGCTTAAGTGCAATCTTTTAATAATTTCCGCCAGTTCCACGGCGTATGATTTGAGATGCGCGGTTTTGGATTTTTTCCAAGCAACCACAAGCGGTTTTGTGATACCGCCCAGCGTATACGTTTTTAAAGTGGAGTCCTCAATTGTTGAACTGTAGGTTAAAAAGCAGCTCTTTTCCGTATCAAGATAGCGCCGCAAGGCAAAAAAGTCGGCGTCTTTGCTCTCCCAACGGATATTAACCACTTGCTTTTGGAACAGTTCCTGACTTTCGTTTTGTATTTTCGTATTGCGCTGATAGGATGGATAATAACAGGTGCAGCCATCCAAGTCCGAAAATTGCAGAACTTTTTTATGCGACAACAGAGAATCCCTCCGCACGATACAGTGAAGGGGCAGGGGGCATATGATAAGACTTTGAATGTTGGGGTTGTCACACAAGCCCCCTACGTCGATCACAATGCACAAATCAATTTCCCCGCACAATATCTTCTCTATGGAATCTACCCATCTCACAATCACCGGATTGGTTATTGTTTCCGGAAATTGTGCCTTAAAGTCCCGTAGCCATGACAGGATGTCTCCAGGCTCCTGACCTTCGGTGAAGCCAATGCGCAATGCATCGATTTTATCAGTATTGCAATAGGGACGTAGCTCTACCAAAGACGAATTAAAATCTTCCAGCATCTTTCTGCATCGAGCTAAAAATAACTGCCCCACCCCCGTCAGAATCAGACGATGGTTTTCACGGGTAAACAAAGTAACATCAAGTGAATTCTCCAATTGGGAGATTTTTTGACTGACCTGCGGTTGAGATATATGCAAGGCTTCAGCGGCTTTTAATGTAGTGCCCAATTCCACCACGGTTACAAAGCACTCAAAATGTATCAGTGTGAGGCTGCTTACTTTAGGATCCAACCACATATAACGAACCTCCCAATATTGTTTCTTTAATAAAATTATATGCGATACCGTTGATTAGTTCAATTAAAAAGTTGGATTTATGCGAATACGTCCAAGCAACCGGAAAGCGGCGGGCCGATTGCACGGAATCGGAAAACTGCCCGCAAAAACTACAATCACCAATATTTATTATAAGATATCTGGATAATCTATATAAAATTTACAAGTTTTACTTTGGCGAACGGGCATAGTATATTTTTATTGTACAGTAGTACAATAAAACATTGCGAAAGCCGATGGTTTTATCCCGCTTTCGCCTTTCGCAGAAAAAGGAATGATGATCATCATGAAAACATTCGCAATTTTTGGAACGGGAAATGTCGCGCAGACATTGGCTGTTGACATGAAACTTGCCGGCCATACCGTTCGCCTCTGCGCGCCGGAAAATCTGGCGCATCGAATCGAGAATCTCTTCAAAAACCCGGAACTGGAAAGCATCGGCAAGATCAAGGGAAAAGCCGCGCTTGATCTCGTTACAGCGGATGTGGAGAAAGCCGTTAGGGGAGCCGACTATATTTGTATATGCGTTCCAGGACATCGTCAGGAAGAATATGCTCGCTTTTTGAAAGGACATCTTTCGTCAAGTCAGATCGTATTTACGTTTGCAAGCTGCTTATCATCTTTGGTATATCGCAAGATCTGGGGTGATGAAAACTGCCCCGTAATGGCTGAAACAAATGTGCCGCCCTACAGCACCAGGGTGATAGCGCCTGGTAAAGTACATGTATATGCGTTCCACCTGGGAGGAATCGCGTTCTTCCCGGCGTCTGCATCGGAAAAATGCTATGAAGACATCAAAAACAACTTTTATCCGTTCCCCACGCTTTATAAGGATGATCTTGAATGCGCGCTCAGCTTATGCAACCCTTGCACGCACCCGGGAGCCTGCCTTACAAACCTGAGTAATATTGAGAGACCCCAATCAAAATTTTTCCTGTATGAGCACGGGTTCACACCTTCCGGCCTCAAAATAGACGTCGGCCTCAATAAAGAACGGCATCAGCTTGCCAACGCGCTGGGGTATCAGGTGCATGCCCTTGAAGATTTTTGCGGTGTGGAAGGGGAATTGACTTGGGAAGGCATCTATAGCATGGGGCATGGCTCCTATGGGATGACTTCGATCGAGGGGCCCAATGATGTTTACGATCGCTATATGACCGAGGACGTTCCCTTCATCCTGCTTTGCTGGGGAAGCCTTTCCGCACAACTGGGCCTTAAGACGCCGGTGATCGACTCGCTGGTAACGCTTTTCAGCCTGGTCCATGAGATAGACTGGAGCAAAGAAGGGAAGACAGTTGATAAACTTGGATTGGATGGAAAAACCGCTGAACAGATGATTCGCTATGTGCGCACAGGGGAATTTTAGCATTTAGATTTAATTCTGTGTCGGTCATTCACGGCGAGTTACCGAGCAGGTCTGTTATCTAACATACTTATATTGATGTAGTTGTGAGGGAATGCAAAATTGGAAAGTGTAAAATTAGTGGACAACCCGGTTGCGGTAACAGAGAAAAAGAGAGAGATCGGTGATCCGGGCCCAGGGTTGACGTTTATCTTTTCCATGTTGGCAATATGCTTCTGGGGCAGTTCCCAAGGGCTTTATTCTGGTCAGTCAGTCTTGGCGATGGGTATTGTACAGCTTGCTTGTTACATACCTTATCTCATCAGTACGGTTCTGTACTATCTCAAAGGCGATACACTTAACGCAGCAATTTTTATGATCTTTTCTACGCTTTTTGGCGGTGTGGGTGGAGGGCTCAACATAGCGGCAGGTATTGGCCAGTTGAAGGGATTCGAGCTGTCCCCAGAGATATCCGCAATTCCTTATTTCTGTAGCGCGGTTGCCGTAGTTCCACTTCTTATCTGTGTTAGGAAGAAAGCAAGCGCTACCACATTCCTTTGTTTCTCAGCGGTAGTGATATTTTTGACATTGCCGATGCTTGTTACATATGGGGTTCTGCCGGCGGAAGGCACAAATACCGTGATCAAGTATTTATATCTATTCGTTGCCGTAGGCGGATTTTATACAATGTTCAACGCGCTTTTAGTGGCTGGAGGCTGCAAGCCTTTACCGGAAGGAAAACCGTTATTCAAGTAAGAATCTGTATTCACAGGTATTTAAAAATAAAAATCATTGCGATGGTCTGTTTTGTACTGAACACGAATTAAAAAGCAATTGAACATTGCTTTCCCCCCTGGATGTGGGACAAGCAAAAACCAGGATTTTTTAATCAGCGATCAGCATGTGTTCGCAAAAAATGAACTTATTTTTGGCCAATACTATAACAAAAGGAGAGAATGGAATGAAAAAGATACTTGCGCTGCTTCTATCTACGGTACTGATCATTGGCATTTCTGGATGCGTTCAAAAAGACGAAGCTACAAGTTTATCAAAGAGCCCATCAACGAGTGCGGCAGGCGCAATCAAAGAAGACTCCATTGTCCTGACATACGGGCAACTAGGCGATAATAGTGAAAACGATTATATGTCGAGGTATTCCAATCGATTTATGGAGCTTGTCGAAGAGCGCACCAACGGGCAGATTGTTTTTGACTTTTATCCCAACAACCAATTGGGCAGTGAACAGTCCATGCTGGATCAAATCGTGTCCGGGTCGTTGGACTTTGCACCGATATCTTCAACAGTTACGGCTTCTATCTATCCTGACTTTTCAATTTATGTGATGCCTTTTGCATTTTCCAATCACGAGGAGTTTCGAGCTGCGCAAAACGCAGGTGCCTTTAGCAATCTGGAAGCCATAACGTCAGAAGGACCGGTCCGATTGGTCTCCCCCATGGTGATTTCATTCAGAGGTTTGTCCAACACAAAACGTGAAATACGCCATGCAGACGATATGAAAGGTTTGAGCTTCCGTGTCGTTGCCGGTGAAATTTATGCCGATGCATACAATGCGTTGGGGGCGACTACTTCTACTATTACATTTAGTGAATTGTATACTGCTCTACAGCAGGGAGTCATAGACGGGGAAGACAATCCTCTTTTGTATGTGATGCAGTATAAGTTCTATGAACAGGAACGCTTCCATACTCAATTAGGTATGTTCATGAGCGTAAATCCCCTCATTATGTCCGAAAAGGTACTGGATAAAATTACTCCCGAACAGTATGAGATCATTAAGCAGTGCGCTAGAGAGGCTGAGTCATACGGCGATGAAGAATTCAACAAAATCATGGATCAGGCCGCTGAGGAGTATGTAGCGGCAGGCGGCAAGGTGGTTTGGTTTGAGGATTTGACGGCGGAAGAGGTTCAGAGTTTTAAAGACGCGACTAAGCCTGTTTGGGATAAGTTCGCAAAACAGGTTGCTCCCGAGACTTATAAGGCATATATGGAAGCTCGTAAAAGTGTTGGATTGGATTAATATGCATCCTGATCCAAACTGTCGATAAGATATTTGTTTATTTCCCCCTCCTGAGGCGGGGAAAATAAACAAATTGAAATCTACCGTTTAATTGTATAATGTTTTTGAATCACAAGGGTGGGGTCCTTGATGCGACTCTTCCCATAAAAAGGGGGCGCCAGTATTTTGCTCAAGAATCTTATTACAAAAATCAGCAAACTGTATCAATCTGCAGAAACGATTTTTGTAGTTGCATTTACGATGTTTATAGGATGCGCAACCATATACACCATTATTATTCGTACCCTTGGAATGCAATCCTTTCGCTGGCTTGACGAAATGGGGCGAACCATGTTGATTATTACCACACTCATCGGAGCAAGCATGGCTGTTACCAAAGAGGGACATATGTCAGTTGATACACTATATGCCTTTCTAAGCAAACGAGTAGCGTTTTTGCTTAAGAGTATTACAAGCCTGATTTGCGGTGCGTTCTATATTTATCTGTTCTACTACACGGTCAATTTTACAATGTTGCAAGCACGCCTTAACAGGACAATGGAATCTCTTTTAGTCCCCATATATATCACCTGGATATTCATCTCCATTGCTATCGTGACAATGGGAGCACGCTATATCATTCAGTCCTTTCGAAATCTCAAGCGCTTTATATACAATGATGTTCCCATTGAGGACAGCAACCTATCTTTAGAGAGAGGGGATGACGTCCAATGATCAGCATTGTCCTTATTGTGTTTTTTCTGTTTCTGATAATCGGTGTACCTATTGCCCATACAGTGATGATTGCTTCTACAGTTGGAGCTATGGGAGGCGGAAGCGATGCCACAATTGTGATTCAGCAACTCTTTGAAGGATTAAATAGTTATACGCTGTTGGCTGTTCCGTTCTTCATCATTTCAGGAAATATTGCCGCAAACGGTAATACTTCTTCTGGAATTGTAAATACAATCAACGCTTTTTTAGGCAGATTCAAGGGTGGTTTAGGTATTGCTACGATTTTTGCCTGTGTCTTTTTTGGGGCTGTAACAGGCTCAGCCATCGCGACAGTCGTTGCGATCGGCGCACTGATGCTTCCGCAGCTGTTGGAACGCGGCTATCCGAGAGGTCTGTGTTTGGGTATTATTACTGCTTCGGGGACGTTGGGCGTCATGATACCGCCCAGTATTGCAATGCTATTGGTATCTGTGGCGATGGGATCTTCTGTCAGCAAGCAGTTCCTCGCCGGCTTTTTACCGGGGCTTATTACTGCACTTGGGTTCAGTCTGTATACCTGGTACAGAGCCAAAAGGCTGAAGATTCCTGTAGAACCAGCTGTCCCGTTCTTTGAAAAGCTGCGTGTCGTGAAGAAAAGTATTTGGGCGTTAATGTTCCCGGTGATTATTCTTGGCGGGATTTATTCCGGGGTGGCGACACCGACTGAAGCAGCCATTATTTCCGTTTTTTATGTGTTGCTCGTTGAATTGCTCATTTATAAAACAATGACGATTAAGCAAATATTCACTACGATCAAAGATTCGATTGTGAGTGCTGCGGTACTTACGATTACCGTTGCGACTGCAAGGGTTTTTGTATGGTATTTGACAACCCAAAGAATCCCGACAAAGTTATTCAATTTTATTATTGAATATATTGACAATGGCTATACATTGCTATTTTGTCTCGTTCTTCTATTCATTATCGCTGGGTGTTTCGTCGAAGTCTCAAGCGTTGTGATTATTTTGGGTCCCGTGTTATTGAATGTATTAAACCATTTTGATATCAACCTGATCCACTTCGGTATTATTGCGATTATGTGTGCTCAGATTGGCTTTATATCTCCTCCTTACGGGATCTGCCTGTTTGTGTCAATGAAGGTAGGAAAAGCGTCGCTTGTGGAAGTTATACGCGGTACTGCGCCATTTCTCATTATCATGGTCCTCTGCACTGCGCTGTTTATTATGGTTCCGGAAATTAGCTTGTTCCTTCCCAATTTGTTTAGTTGAAAAAATCTGCCCGCTCTGCCATCCCATCATGAGCGAGTCCCCCTTGTCACCATTATAGAATGAGAACGAGAATTACAGGTAATTTAGTCGACAGCCTATAGCAGCGGATGAAGGATTCCTTTCCGAGCAACCTTTTTACAAAAATCGAAATATGTTTTCCACTCCCCGCGGGTTAACGTATATCAAATTGTCCAGGTCATTTTTATCATGGTTGATATCCTTTTTCCCTGTATCGTCCCTTGCTACAATTTTATACATAATGTACAAAAACATTGCGAAGGCCTGCAGCTATGTTCTGTTTTGTGACTTTCGCAGAATGAAAGGAATGGTCGTACTTATGAAAAAGACAATCTTCCAAGACATCCTTGAAAAGGAAACCTCTCTGGCGCTGGGATGCACAGAGCCGATGCTGTTTGCCTTAGGCGGAGCGATTGCCCGCAAATATGTTCCGGGTGAAATCAAAAAAGTGGAGATGGAAGGCTGCGGCCTGATCGTCATGGGCGTTCAGAAAGTGGGCGTTCCCAACACAGGCGGCAAGACTGGCGCATTTATTGCGACTGCCTGCGGGCTGATCGCCGGGGATCCCGACGCGGGCAAACAGGCCCTGCATTCGGTCACGCCTGCGGATGTAAAGGCCGCGGAGGAACTGATTAAAAAGGCCGATTTCAGCCTGGAAATGGACAACAGCACTGGCAGGCAGGTTTACACAAAGATGACCGTGTCTTCGGATGAGAATACCGTAACGCTTATCTTTGAGGATAAACATGACAAATGCGTTTATATCGAAGCGGACGGGAAAGTTATCAAGGACGAACGCACGCCCTTGGCCGAACAGGTCAACCCCTACAAGGACATTGACTGGAATACGTTCACCATCGAAGGAATCTGGGATTTCTGCCAAAATTGCGACATCAGCTTCATTGCGAAAATGAAAGAAGCGATCGCGGCAAACAAACGGCTTACCGAGGATGGGCTCAATAACCCGCGCGGCATACAGGTTGCACGCACCCTGCGTGATAATATCAAGAATGGCCAGTTGGCGGACAGCGAATTTACCCAGGCCGTGATTTGGGGCACCGCAGGCGTGGACGCCCGGATGGGCGGCAGCGACTATCCGGCTATGATGAGCATGTGCAGCGGCAACCAGGGCACCATCATCACCATGACGGCATGGGGCGCTGCGCAGTATCTGGGCTTGAGCGAAGAGAAAACCATGCGCGCCGTCGCATTTGGGTATCTAATCAACGTATTCCTGAAATACAATACCAAGGAACTGGCCTACATGGGTCCCATGTGTTATTGCGCTTCCACGGCGTCCCAGGCGGCTATGGCAGGAGTTGCATTTCTACATAACATGAGCGCGAAACAGATCAACGATCTGCTTGTCACCGGGGTAACCTGCTGGTCCGGCATCATCTGCGACGGTGCCAAGAATAGTTGCGCTTTCAGAGTCAGCACTGCTTTGTTCGGTGGCCTCCAGGCCTTGATGCTCGCAGAAAAAGGTCTCAGGACTGACGGCAGCGACGGGTTCGCCCATGAAAGTGCCGCTATTACAATGCAAAATCTTTACCGTATGCAGAAAGATGTCATGTACAACAAGATGGATGCCGTTGTATGGGATATCTTTAAAGAGCAGCGTGAAATCCGTTAGTTTATCGGTTCGATATCAAGATAATCGGGATAGTGCCGAATGACAGTTTTTTGACATCCTGAGACCATTCCCAAATGAACTGTGCTACTGTACCAAGGGGAAAAGATAGTTGCAGAGCCCCTGCTGTAGGATAGAAGTGCAGCGGGGACTTTACTAGGTCAAGAAAATATATGGCAATCAAAAAGTACTACGAAGAAATGGAAAGCCTGTATCAGGAAGGATACAGTTACTGGGAAATAGAAGAAAGGTAAGGATTCACCAAAGAATAGATTAAAAAATGCTTGCGAAGGTTTTTACGCAAGGGCCAGAGAAACAGCAAGCTACAAAAAACATGTATCGAAGTAGCCAATCGTTCACATCTTTGATTGTATTCAAAGAAACTCAGGCTTGGTACCGTTCGAAATACAACGTTCCTTTGCGTAATTCCACGTGATCCTGCTCTTGGTGGCTTTTTTCTCTTGGTGCCGTTCATGCGCCAGTGGATAGTTGTTGTGGCCGTC from Anaerotruncus rubiinfantis includes:
- a CDS encoding L-serine ammonia-lyase, iron-sulfur-dependent, subunit alpha, with the protein product MKKTIFQDILEKETSLALGCTEPMLFALGGAIARKYVPGEIKKVEMEGCGLIVMGVQKVGVPNTGGKTGAFIATACGLIAGDPDAGKQALHSVTPADVKAAEELIKKADFSLEMDNSTGRQVYTKMTVSSDENTVTLIFEDKHDKCVYIEADGKVIKDERTPLAEQVNPYKDIDWNTFTIEGIWDFCQNCDISFIAKMKEAIAANKRLTEDGLNNPRGIQVARTLRDNIKNGQLADSEFTQAVIWGTAGVDARMGGSDYPAMMSMCSGNQGTIITMTAWGAAQYLGLSEEKTMRAVAFGYLINVFLKYNTKELAYMGPMCYCASTASQAAMAGVAFLHNMSAKQINDLLVTGVTCWSGIICDGAKNSCAFRVSTALFGGLQALMLAEKGLRTDGSDGFAHESAAITMQNLYRMQKDVMYNKMDAVVWDIFKEQREIR
- a CDS encoding TRAP transporter substrate-binding protein; translated protein: MKKILALLLSTVLIIGISGCVQKDEATSLSKSPSTSAAGAIKEDSIVLTYGQLGDNSENDYMSRYSNRFMELVEERTNGQIVFDFYPNNQLGSEQSMLDQIVSGSLDFAPISSTVTASIYPDFSIYVMPFAFSNHEEFRAAQNAGAFSNLEAITSEGPVRLVSPMVISFRGLSNTKREIRHADDMKGLSFRVVAGEIYADAYNALGATTSTITFSELYTALQQGVIDGEDNPLLYVMQYKFYEQERFHTQLGMFMSVNPLIMSEKVLDKITPEQYEIIKQCAREAESYGDEEFNKIMDQAAEEYVAAGGKVVWFEDLTAEEVQSFKDATKPVWDKFAKQVAPETYKAYMEARKSVGLD
- a CDS encoding LysR family transcriptional regulator, whose translation is MWLDPKVSSLTLIHFECFVTVVELGTTLKAAEALHISQPQVSQKISQLENSLDVTLFTRENHRLILTGVGQLFLARCRKMLEDFNSSLVELRPYCNTDKIDALRIGFTEGQEPGDILSWLRDFKAQFPETITNPVIVRWVDSIEKILCGEIDLCIVIDVGGLCDNPNIQSLIICPLPLHCIVRRDSLLSHKKVLQFSDLDGCTCYYPSYQRNTKIQNESQELFQKQVVNIRWESKDADFFALRRYLDTEKSCFLTYSSTIEDSTLKTYTLGGITKPLVVAWKKSKTAHLKSYAVELAEIIKRLHLSNTES
- a CDS encoding NAD/NADP octopine/nopaline dehydrogenase family protein, with amino-acid sequence MMIIMKTFAIFGTGNVAQTLAVDMKLAGHTVRLCAPENLAHRIENLFKNPELESIGKIKGKAALDLVTADVEKAVRGADYICICVPGHRQEEYARFLKGHLSSSQIVFTFASCLSSLVYRKIWGDENCPVMAETNVPPYSTRVIAPGKVHVYAFHLGGIAFFPASASEKCYEDIKNNFYPFPTLYKDDLECALSLCNPCTHPGACLTNLSNIERPQSKFFLYEHGFTPSGLKIDVGLNKERHQLANALGYQVHALEDFCGVEGELTWEGIYSMGHGSYGMTSIEGPNDVYDRYMTEDVPFILLCWGSLSAQLGLKTPVIDSLVTLFSLVHEIDWSKEGKTVDKLGLDGKTAEQMIRYVRTGEF
- a CDS encoding TRAP transporter small permease, which translates into the protein MLKNLITKISKLYQSAETIFVVAFTMFIGCATIYTIIIRTLGMQSFRWLDEMGRTMLIITTLIGASMAVTKEGHMSVDTLYAFLSKRVAFLLKSITSLICGAFYIYLFYYTVNFTMLQARLNRTMESLLVPIYITWIFISIAIVTMGARYIIQSFRNLKRFIYNDVPIEDSNLSLERGDDVQ
- a CDS encoding TRAP transporter large permease, which encodes MISIVLIVFFLFLIIGVPIAHTVMIASTVGAMGGGSDATIVIQQLFEGLNSYTLLAVPFFIISGNIAANGNTSSGIVNTINAFLGRFKGGLGIATIFACVFFGAVTGSAIATVVAIGALMLPQLLERGYPRGLCLGIITASGTLGVMIPPSIAMLLVSVAMGSSVSKQFLAGFLPGLITALGFSLYTWYRAKRLKIPVEPAVPFFEKLRVVKKSIWALMFPVIILGGIYSGVATPTEAAIISVFYVLLVELLIYKTMTIKQIFTTIKDSIVSAAVLTITVATARVFVWYLTTQRIPTKLFNFIIEYIDNGYTLLFCLVLLFIIAGCFVEVSSVVIILGPVLLNVLNHFDINLIHFGIIAIMCAQIGFISPPYGICLFVSMKVGKASLVEVIRGTAPFLIIMVLCTALFIMVPEISLFLPNLFS